Sequence from the Flavobacterium sp. TR2 genome:
GAGCGTCTGCTTTTGCTTTGGCATCTGCTGCTAATTTCGCTTGGCGAGCCTCTTCATCCAATCTTGCTTTTTCTTCCGCCGCTTGTTTCGCTTTTAATGCCTCTGCGTCTGCTTTTGCTTTGGCATCAGCAGCAAGTTTTGCTTGAAGCGCTTCTGCATCTGCTTTTGCTTTGGCGTCTGCTGCTAATTTCGCTTGGCGAGCCTCTTCATCCAATCTTGCTTTTTCTTCAGCTGCTTGTTTTGCTTTTAATGCCTCTGCATCTGCTTTTGCTTTGGCATCAGCTGCTAACTTCGCCTGACGTGCATCTTCCTCTTCTTGTAACTTTTTGGCTTCTGCTTCTGCTTTCGCTTTGGCTGTAGCTTCTGCATCTGCTTTTACTTTTGCGTCAGCTAATAATTTTGCTTGTAAGGCTACCATATCAGCTTTCGCTTTTGCGTCTGCTGCAAGTTTCGCTTCAAGTGCCTCAGCATCTGCTTTGGCCTTAGCATCTGCTGCTAATTTTGCTTGGCGAGCTTCTTCTTCCACTCTAGCTTTTTCTTCGGCAGCCTGTTTAACTTTTAATGCTTCTGCATCCGCTTTCGCTTTTGCCTCTGCAGCCAATCTTGCTTTTTCTGCTTCAGCGTCTGCTTTTGCTTTGGCATCAGCTGCTAATTTTGCTTGGCGCGCTTCTTCTTCTACTCTAGCTTTTTCTTCAGCAGCTTGCTTAGCTTGCAGTGCTTCTGCATCTGCTTTGGCTTTTGCTTCAGCAGCTAATCTTGCTTTTTCTGCTTCAGCATCGGCTTTCGCTTTTGCATCTGCTGCTTGTTTCGCTTTCAACGCTTCTGCATCTGCTTTCGCTTTGGCATCAGCAGCTAATTTCGCCTGACGAGCATTTTCCTCTTCTTGTAATTTTTTGGCTTCCGCTTCTGCTTTTGCTTTAGCAGTAGCTTCTGCATCGGCTTTTACTCTGGCATCAGCAATTAATTTAGCTTGTAAAGCCTCCATGTCTGCTTTTGCTTTTGCATCTGCTGCTAATCTTGCTTTTTCTGCTTCAGCATCAGCTTTGGCTTTTGTTTCTGCTGCTAATCTTGCTTTTTCAGCTTCAGCATCGGCTTTGGCTTTTGCATCTGCTTCTAATTTTGCTTTTGCAGCTGCTTCTGCATCCGCTTTGGCTTTTGCATCTGCTACAAGTTTGGCCTGAAGTGCTTCTGCATCTGCTTTTGCTTTAGCTTCGGCTGCTAATTGTGCCTGTCTTGCTTCTTCTGCTTGTTTTATCTTTAATGCTTCGGCATCGGCTTTAGCTTTCAATTCAGCAGCAATAATTGCTTGTCTTGCTTCTTCGTCTGCTTTTGTTTTTGCCTCTGCAGCTAATTTTTCTTTAAGTGCCGCTTCTTCTGCTGCTTTTGCTTTTAAGTCTGCAGCTGCTTTAGCTTTGTTAGCAGCATCAATAGAAGCTTTTGTTTTGGCTTCTGCTGCGGTCTTAGCTTTAGCTTCTGCAGCTAATCTTGCCTGCAATGCATCTGAATCTGCTTTTGCTTTTGCATCTGCTGCTAATATCGACTGCATATCTGCTGCCTCTGCTTTTGCTTTTGCATCTGCTTTACGTTTTGCCTCGGCTGCATCTGCTTTGGCTTTATTATCAGCAATTAATTTTATTCTTGCTGCTTCTGCATCTGCTTTTGCTTTTTCTGCAGCGGCCAATCTTGCTTGTCTTGCTGCTTCTGCATCTGCTTTTACTTTTTCAGCTGCTGCCAATCTCATTTTTGCTGCTGCTTCTGAATTTGCTCTTGCTCTTTCTATTGCAAGCTGTGCAGCTGTTTTTTGCTGTGTCGGTGCGGCTGCATTTGCTGCAGCTGCTTTAGCTTTTGCTGCTTCTGCATCTGCTTTGGCTTTATCTGCCGAAGCTATTTTTGTCTGTAAAGCCTCTGCATCTGCTTTGGCTTTAGCATCTGCGGCTAATTTTATTTTTAATGCTTCTGCATCTGCCTGTGCTTTATCTGCGGCTAACTGTTCTGGTGTTTTTTGTGCAACCGCTCCAGATTTATTTGCTGCAGCTTGTGCTCTTGCAGCAGCAGCAGCATCAACTTTTGCTTTATTATCAGCAGCTAGTTTTATTCTGCGCTCTTCTGCATCGGCTCTGGCTTTATCAGCAGCAAGCTGGGCTTGTGTTTTTTGTGTTTCAGCTACCGCCTTATTAGCTGCGGCTGTTTGTGCTCTTGCTGCGGCTGCGGCATCTGCTTTGGCTTTTGCCTCGGCAGCTAATCTTATCTTAACAGCCTCTGCATCTGCTTTGGCTTTAGCATCTGCTTCTAGTTTTGCTTTTGCTGCAGCTTCAGCGTCTGCTTTAACTTTTTCTGCTGCTGCCAGTCTTGCTTGTTTTGCTTCAGCATCTGCTTTAGCTTTTGCTTCTGCTGCTAATCTGTTCTTTTCAGCAATCTCTGCTCTATTAACCTGAGTAGCTTCAGACTGTGGTTTCGCTGGAACTGGTTTTGGTTTTGCTGGATCAATCAGCGAACCTTCATCTTCATCTCCGTAATAGTAATTTCTATTTTTAAATTTATAAGCAATGGCAAATTCATGCGAACCTCCTAGGTTAGAGAAATTACCCATTCCTCTTTCATAATTGTATTCAAGAGAAATGCTTGGAGAAATATTAACTCCAAGACCTGCCGAAACTCCATATAATGTGTTATATCCCGCCTGCGCCCACACTCCTTGCTGAAGTGCCAGCATTGCAAGTCCAGAAATAACTGTTTTATCCTTTTTTATTTCTGTTCTAACAATTCCAGAAAACTTACTTCTGTCAAAAAAACCATAACTGTCAATATATCCAGTATACATAGCATGAAGCTGAATGGCTCTTTCTGGATCTTCTTTTACCATTCCAGATCCAAAATTGTATAGTATCAGATTGTTAACTGCTACCCCAAAATCTAAAAATTCTGTTCCGTAATTAATTCCCGGATTTACAGTAAGCAACGTGCTTTTTGGAAAATCTCCACTTAAAATAGTGGTATCATCTGTTATAATTTTTCCTGTATTTATACCGCTTTGATAGATTCCGACATTTAAACCAAAAGTCAAATTGCTAGCCTCTTCTAAGACAATATTATGAGCGAAATTGGCAACTCCGCCAAAAACAGTCATCAATCCGTAATTCTGTTGAAATAGACCTACCGCAAATGCTTCGTTCTCTCTAAATCGCCCAGAGTAATTGGCTAAAAAAGTCTGTGGAGCATTATCAAACTGCACCCATTGTCTTTTATTATAAAAACTTGCATATGGGTTTGATTCTCTAACAAAACTAAATGTTGGGTTAATTAAATATCTATTAAACTTTAAAGAATTTCTAATGGGTAACGAAAACGAAACAACTCCATCCTCAGAAGCTTCTTGAGAATAGAGTACATTTGATAAACCGTAAAATAACGTGATGAATAGTAAAAGTTTCTTCATATTATTTTATAACAGTTATCGATCCTTTTTTTTCACCTGCATCGCCTTGAATGACATAGTAATAAACGGGATTTACATTTTTAAAATCTATATTGCTTTGAGGCCAATCGCCTTGGTAATTCACTACATCCAGAACTTTATCTCCGTTTGAACTGATGATAATCACCTTTGTATTTGCGTTTTTATATTCGTCTGGAATGTTCCAATAAGGATTCATTCCGCTTAATTTTATAATGTTAGGAATAACACTTGCTGGTCCAGAATCTCCGTTAATTTTGAATGGAAACTCTTTTGAAGCGATACATCCGGATCCTTGAGAAACTTTTCCAATATAGTTACCTTTAACGGCTACTAGATAAGAGCTTGATGACTCGCCAGAAATTAAATTGCCATTTAAATACCATTCATAAGTCGGATTAGCAGCATCTGTTGTAATGGTTACCGTCATAGTCTCGCCTTCGCTCAATTTGTATCCGTCCTGCGCGTCTATGCTTGCTTCAAAACCATTGCTTTTAAGATTAATAGATCCTGTAGCTTTACAGCCTCCAAAATCAACATCCACAGAATAAACTCCAGACTCGTTTGTAGAATAAGTACGATTTGTAGCTCCAGTAATTAAATTACCATCTTTTTTCCATTGATAGGTATTCCCCGCAGTTGCAGTTAAAACTGTTCCTGAGCCACTAGCGCAAAATGGGTTTCCTAAACTCGATTCTACAGTTACTGAAGAACCAGAAGCTGCAGATGTAACAGTTACACGATTTGAGTACGATCCAGAGGTACACGTTCCATAATTTGTTTCTGCGTAATAAACTCCAGGTGTTGTTACAGTGTAATCTTTTCCGCCATTTCCTTGAACAAGTGTTGGCAAAGCTGTTTCGCCATTATCTCTGTACCAATTGTACGATAAAGAAGGATATTTTAAAGGTGAATCTGGATTGGCCGCTACGTTATCTATTGATAAAACAAAACTGCCTCCAGCACAAAATGCAGCACTACCATTAAAATTATTAATAGTATACTGTCTATCGTGAGCTCTGTAATAAACTGGGAAAGAATTTTTTAGTCCAAATGAAACAAATTTACTGCTAGAAAATCCAGCAGTAGAAACTCTAAGACTATAAGTATCTGATCCTACCAAATCTGTTGGAACAGCAAATGCTATTTTCTTTTGATTAGCGGCAGGATCTGATACCGAAATAGTTGTTGTCTTTACAATATTTACGAAATTGTTCGTTGAAAGTTCAACTTCAAAGACTGTACCCGCAGGAAATCCGCTATAGGTAAATGTAGCATTATATTCGTTACCGTCAGGTCCAGCACATATTCTATCAAAATCCAAAACCTGAGGGTTTATCGTTTTAGTCTGCGCATAAGAACTCGATCCAGTAAAAAAGATTATGCTGAATAATAGTAAAACTTTAAAAAAAGATAAAGTAATTTTTTGAATCATATAGTGCGTGTTCTTGCTAGATCTATACGCTCAAAAAACAAGATATCTATGAATGTTTCTGAGAAATCATATTTGTAGTTTTCAATCACTTCTTTTGCAAGAATTGAAGTTGCTGCAAATGATGAATTCTCTTCACAATCATTTGATATAGTATTTGACTCAGCCGCTATAGTAAGGCTATCCTTGGGGGTGGACATCCCTACTATAGACTGATTTAAATTACTTGATTTGCCGCTTTCTATAACAGCATTATTATTGTTGTTTTGGTCAGTGCAATCCAAAGTCAACCCACACTCAGAAACAGCAGCCTTAGTAGGATTTTCTGCTGTATTCTGTGCATATAGAGTTAACGATATAGGCGAAACCAAAAATATTATATATAAAAAATATTTTTTCGTAGATACCATTATGTCTTGATCTTTATTTAGGCCCGTAAGACGATACATAAATTGTGTCTGGGGACTTAATTAATAAAATTTACGCGTGGGAAATAAAAATCGAAACTATTTATCTATTACCGCTAGAAGCTGTGATTTTTCCTAATTGTAATCTGAAATCTGGTTTTTTAGGATTGAAGATGTCAATGAATGTTTCTTTATTGTCGCTTTGTGAATAAACGTTAAAGAAAACACTGTTTCCATACCAGCTTTCTAAATCTTCGTTGTTAGAATTGTATTCAGTAAAGATGTTTCCTTTACATAAGTTGAAATACATTTCCTCAAATTTGATTTTTTTAAGGTTGGCATCATTGATTTCAGTTTTGCTGTCTAATAATACTGCAGGATTGAATCCAGAGATTACACTTCTTTTCATTTCAAGAGAAGCATTTTCAGCCACATAAACAGCCTCTTTTACTAATCCTGCTTGAATGTCAGCGTTAATGTTTTCACTGTCATTAACCATTGTAATATTGCTTGCAACAACTAAAGTTTGTTTTTTAGTGAAATCTGTTTCACTTTTCTTCTCATAAGATCTAACCTCCATACAACGAGATCCGTCTTTAGTGCTTGAGAAGTAAGAAGATCTAACTGCTAAAGAGTTGAAGAAACGACATTGAACTCCTTGAGAGAATTTAAAGTCATCGTTAACTGATTTATAAGAAACGAATTTTGTAGCATTTAAGTCACCACCTAAGATTCCGAAAGAATCTCCTCCAGCGTAACTTACCATAATGTTTTCAAGAACCGTTTTGTTTCCAACAGCTGCAAGAGTCAAAGCGTTGAAAGTATCTACTCCTTTTACTTTTTTACCAGCAAACTCGATTCTAACGAATCTTAAAATTCCAGAGTTTGACGCTACGTTATCTCCACCATAAGTAGTCATAGTAGGATCAAGGTCTAGGTTATAAGAACCTACATTTCCGAATTTGTTAATTGGTGCATCTCCAAGGATTACAATTCCACCCCAATCTCCAGCTTTTTTCATGCTGCGGTTTGAAGTAAATACGATTGGATCTGTCTCTAAAC
This genomic interval carries:
- a CDS encoding type IX secretion system membrane protein PorP/SprF, with the protein product MKKLLLFITLFYGLSNVLYSQEASEDGVVSFSLPIRNSLKFNRYLINPTFSFVRESNPYASFYNKRQWVQFDNAPQTFLANYSGRFRENEAFAVGLFQQNYGLMTVFGGVANFAHNIVLEEASNLTFGLNVGIYQSGINTGKIITDDTTILSGDFPKSTLLTVNPGINYGTEFLDFGVAVNNLILYNFGSGMVKEDPERAIQLHAMYTGYIDSYGFFDRSKFSGIVRTEIKKDKTVISGLAMLALQQGVWAQAGYNTLYGVSAGLGVNISPSISLEYNYERGMGNFSNLGGSHEFAIAYKFKNRNYYYGDEDEGSLIDPAKPKPVPAKPQSEATQVNRAEIAEKNRLAAEAKAKADAEAKQARLAAAEKVKADAEAAAKAKLEADAKAKADAEAVKIRLAAEAKAKADAAAAARAQTAAANKAVAETQKTQAQLAADKARADAEERRIKLAADNKAKVDAAAAARAQAAANKSGAVAQKTPEQLAADKAQADAEALKIKLAADAKAKADAEALQTKIASADKAKADAEAAKAKAAAANAAAPTQQKTAAQLAIERARANSEAAAKMRLAAAEKVKADAEAARQARLAAAEKAKADAEAARIKLIADNKAKADAAEAKRKADAKAKAEAADMQSILAADAKAKADSDALQARLAAEAKAKTAAEAKTKASIDAANKAKAAADLKAKAAEEAALKEKLAAEAKTKADEEARQAIIAAELKAKADAEALKIKQAEEARQAQLAAEAKAKADAEALQAKLVADAKAKADAEAAAKAKLEADAKAKADAEAEKARLAAETKAKADAEAEKARLAADAKAKADMEALQAKLIADARVKADAEATAKAKAEAEAKKLQEEENARQAKLAADAKAKADAEALKAKQAADAKAKADAEAEKARLAAEAKAKADAEALQAKQAAEEKARVEEEARQAKLAADAKAKADAEAEKARLAAEAKAKADAEALKVKQAAEEKARVEEEARQAKLAADAKAKADAEALEAKLAADAKAKADMVALQAKLLADAKVKADAEATAKAKAEAEAKKLQEEEDARQAKLAADAKAKADAEALKAKQAAEEKARLDEEARQAKLAADAKAKADAEALQAKLAADAKAKADAEALKAKQAAEEKARLDEEARQAKLAADAKAKADAQALQAKLAADAKAKADAEALQAKLAADAKAKADMEAEQARLLADAKAKADAEATEKLKAEEETRRLREEEERQARLAAEKAKADAEAAALAKAKDDTGKAIENLTQSVESTSKVQTDLLDQFKATVANKQKDLNDLKEENDLSEKGIYREPKPFKSVAAENSQIEALKVQIADANTSMKNEIAKLTNLYNERLKKFPKDDPLNKAYLEKINELKAAQLKMEREGAALIADLERIKTETEIERKRRIKRAAYENDEGRYAQDVAALKRIKETTKLSNTPLKASDFDFGEEQSNMQIIKNIKNSDSGYYMIVAVHNSVEKRDEFLTKAVAAGRSDINFFYNVTTSKYYIYYEKFDGLQEATKALEAKGNKPYNGRMAIVKVEN
- the sprC gene encoding gliding motility protein SprC; amino-acid sequence: MIQKITLSFFKVLLLFSIIFFTGSSSYAQTKTINPQVLDFDRICAGPDGNEYNATFTYSGFPAGTVFEVELSTNNFVNIVKTTTISVSDPAANQKKIAFAVPTDLVGSDTYSLRVSTAGFSSSKFVSFGLKNSFPVYYRAHDRQYTINNFNGSAAFCAGGSFVLSIDNVAANPDSPLKYPSLSYNWYRDNGETALPTLVQGNGGKDYTVTTPGVYYAETNYGTCTSGSYSNRVTVTSAASGSSVTVESSLGNPFCASGSGTVLTATAGNTYQWKKDGNLITGATNRTYSTNESGVYSVDVDFGGCKATGSINLKSNGFEASIDAQDGYKLSEGETMTVTITTDAANPTYEWYLNGNLISGESSSSYLVAVKGNYIGKVSQGSGCIASKEFPFKINGDSGPASVIPNIIKLSGMNPYWNIPDEYKNANTKVIIISSNGDKVLDVVNYQGDWPQSNIDFKNVNPVYYYVIQGDAGEKKGSITVIK